One Ostrea edulis chromosome 2, xbOstEdul1.1, whole genome shotgun sequence genomic region harbors:
- the LOC125680383 gene encoding uncharacterized protein LOC125680383 isoform X1, whose translation MATDEEIIFEDHLYKLSGNKGKGFWPKSNPWKQKYFILKRIGDKPVLEYYSKKPKNRNSSSSKDKVVLWPSYRLEKVTNTRNRAYVFELTTQDKYLCLSADEQRPMDIFVFLLQSQMQLKKEIKDDMIIVQPENSESQRRIGAKGTNCILHIAPWGITLALQSTRSVLAQWPLKSVRYFEASGQGKFMLEAGRVAPMGDGMYVFQTQKGKDNYIYDLLDQHIVNALSKTQPGRRGTTEEMEDYIVESEKLSALTTISTLPMSQPELPMILQENWNFTVTNAGIPKPKPVVHVRQNSQMSDTGRPPPLPSRFPSQSPSTNTNQQRSPAQVVNHSFQNGVSDSLVDRPPMPPPSSAHSSKRSTDRDSQTKPLTIPAGDARVSQAYFRMNSSSSGGVPNSISSQFSPVGNWTPPPTFQEATAYSPMDRTATLPSQGGYLTPRHSAEVEPTRNSGYPEQYILPTHEQDTVQFSSLPRSKNMRNSNDRQRTSKYRLRSSSCEQLDSYNLNSAVSESPRRRSVDQGGDRPYDLAKPQAPFQNLHNFRGSMEMINDDRRGSMDHYYNINGLKGTVDASPNPSVGEVRKRFNDGAREDTLTRSISNPNFMQISTKDKFTDAKAYPNKLDSKRKSKSLLNLFRKSRDVKDRRSVGSSSNPSSPVGTLTRQTSIPLISIGGKEVYFTERSRSFRKPKNKGTDSTENTPPSSRHNSYSKVSAVSNRDLPPSGSRHSSASKSPAVSKKDLPPSGNRFTKSPAANRRDLVNAVSPPLRKRERSSSYVNVAHTRSGSDISSNTGSNSIIHNRSGSDIGSSSVGSRHSTEMRRQSSSSSSKAETVC comes from the exons ATAAAGTTGTATTATGGCCAAGCTACAGATTAGAGAAAGTAACCAATACTCGAAACAGAGCCTATGTGTTCGAGCTGACAACACAAGACAAATATCTGTGCTTATCAGCAGACGAGCAGAGACCCATGGACATATTTGTCTTCCTTCTCCAGAGTCAAATGCAACTGAAGAAAGAAATCAAAG ATGATATGATCATTGTTCAGCCAGAAAACTCAGAATCTCAGAGAAGAATTGGTGCAAAAGGAACCAATTGTATTCTACATATAGCACCATGGGGAATAACTCTAGCTTTACAA AGTACCAGATCTGTACTGGCTCAGTGGCCACTGAAGAGTGTGCGGTATTTTGAGGCCAGTGGTCAGGGCAAGTTTATGTTGGAGGCGGGGAGAGTGGCTCCAATGGGGGATGGCATGTACGTCTTCCAGACTcagaaaggcaaagataactaTATATATGACCTCTTGGATCAACACATAGTGAATGCTCTTAGCAAGACACAG CCTGGACGCAGAGGGACAACAGAGGAGATGGAGGATTACATTGTGGAGTCAGAGAAGTTATCTGCACTTACCACGATTTCCACATTACCCATGAGTCAACCTGAGCTTCCCATGATCCTCCAGGAGAACTGGAACTTCACAGTCACAAATGCTG GAATTCCCAAACCTAAACCAGTTGTTCATGTCAGACAAAACAGCCAAATGTCAGACACAGG tAGACCGCCTCCACTTCCAAGCAGATTTCCATCACAGTCCCCATCCACGAACACAAACCAGCAAAGATCACCTGCTCAAGTAGTCAATCATAGTTTTCAGAATGGTGTATCAGACTCTTTGGTGGATCGACCACCTATGCCACCACCATCATCAGCCCATTCATCGAAAAGATCTACTGACCGTGACTCCCAGACCAAACCCCTTACCATACCAGCTGGAGATGCAAGAGTCAGTCAAGCATACTTTCGGATGAATTCCAGCTCCAGTGGTGGTGTACCTAACAGCATTTCGTCTCAGTTTTCTCCTGTTGGGAATTGGACCCCACCTCCAACATTTCAGGAGGCTACAGCTTATAGTCCTATGGACAGAACTGCAACATTGCCTTCACAAGGTGGGTATCTTACCCCAAGACATAGTGCAGAAGTGGAACCAACGAGGAACTCAGGCTATCCAGAACAATATATTCTACCAACACACGAACAAGATACAGTGCAATTTAGTAGTCTTCCACGATCAAAAAACATGAGAAATTCAAATGACAGACAAAGAACAAGTAAATACAGGCTAAGATCTTCAAGTTGTGAACAGTTAGATTCTTACAATTTGAACTCAGCTGTGTCTGAATCACCAAGGAGAAGAAGTGTGGATCAGGGTGGAGATAGACCATATGACCTTGCCAAACCTCAGGCACCTTTTCAAAATCTTCACAATTTTAGAGGTAGCATGGAAATGATAAATGATGATAGGAGAGGATCCATGGACCACTATTACAATATAAATGGACTAAAAGGAACTGTTGATGCCAGTCCTAATCCTTCTGTGGGTGAAGTAAGAAAGAGATTTAATGATGGGGCAAGGGAGGATACTCTTACTAGATCTATATCAAATCCTAACTTCATGCAGATCAGCACTAAAGACAAATTCACTGATGCAAAAGCATACCCCAACAAGCTAGACAGTAAACGTAAGAGTAAATCATTGTTGAACTTGTTCAGAAAATCTCGAGATGTGAAGGATAGGAGAAGTGTTGGGAGCAGTAGTAATCCCAGCAGTCCTGTTGGAACACTAACGAGACAGACCAGCATCCCACTCATAAGCATAGGGGGAAAAGAAGTCTACTTCACAGAGAGGTCCCGCTCATTTAGAAAACCCAAGAACAAAGGCACAGATAGTACAGAGAATACCCCACCCAGCAGTAGACACAACAGTTACTCTAAAGTATCAGCTGTATCCAACAGGGATCTGCCTCCATCTGGAAGTAGACATAGCAGTGCATCTAAATCACCTGCTGTATCCAAGAAAGATCTTCCACCCTCTGGCAATCGATTTACAAAATCACCTGCAGCAAATCGTAGAGATCTTGTCAATGCAGTGTCACCCCCACTACGGAAGCGAGAAAGATCTTCCTCCTATGTAAATGTTGCACATACTCGCTCGGGCAGTGATATTTCTAGTAACACTGGTAGCAACAGCATAATCCACAATAGATCTGGCAGTGACATAGGCAGCAGCAGTGTAGGAAGCAGGCATAGCACAGAAATGAGGCGCCAGTCATCAAGCAGCAGCAGCAAAGCTGAAACTGTCTGCTGA
- the LOC125680383 gene encoding uncharacterized protein LOC125680383 isoform X2, whose amino-acid sequence MATDEEIIFEDHLYKLSGNKGKGFWPKSNPWKQKYFILKRIGDKPVLEYYSKKPKNRNSSSSKDKVVLWPSYRLEKVTNTRNRAYVFELTTQDKYLCLSADEQRPMDIFVFLLQSQMQLKKEIKDDMIIVQPENSESQRRIGAKGTNCILHIAPWGITLALQSTRSVLAQWPLKSVRYFEASGQGKFMLEAGRVAPMGDGMYVFQTQKGKDNYIYDLLDQHIVNALSKTQPGRRGTTEEMEDYIVESEKLSALTTISTLPMSQPELPMILQENWNFTVTNAGIPKPKPVVHVRQNSQMSDTGPPPLPSRFPSQSPSTNTNQQRSPAQVVNHSFQNGVSDSLVDRPPMPPPSSAHSSKRSTDRDSQTKPLTIPAGDARVSQAYFRMNSSSSGGVPNSISSQFSPVGNWTPPPTFQEATAYSPMDRTATLPSQGGYLTPRHSAEVEPTRNSGYPEQYILPTHEQDTVQFSSLPRSKNMRNSNDRQRTSKYRLRSSSCEQLDSYNLNSAVSESPRRRSVDQGGDRPYDLAKPQAPFQNLHNFRGSMEMINDDRRGSMDHYYNINGLKGTVDASPNPSVGEVRKRFNDGAREDTLTRSISNPNFMQISTKDKFTDAKAYPNKLDSKRKSKSLLNLFRKSRDVKDRRSVGSSSNPSSPVGTLTRQTSIPLISIGGKEVYFTERSRSFRKPKNKGTDSTENTPPSSRHNSYSKVSAVSNRDLPPSGSRHSSASKSPAVSKKDLPPSGNRFTKSPAANRRDLVNAVSPPLRKRERSSSYVNVAHTRSGSDISSNTGSNSIIHNRSGSDIGSSSVGSRHSTEMRRQSSSSSSKAETVC is encoded by the exons ATAAAGTTGTATTATGGCCAAGCTACAGATTAGAGAAAGTAACCAATACTCGAAACAGAGCCTATGTGTTCGAGCTGACAACACAAGACAAATATCTGTGCTTATCAGCAGACGAGCAGAGACCCATGGACATATTTGTCTTCCTTCTCCAGAGTCAAATGCAACTGAAGAAAGAAATCAAAG ATGATATGATCATTGTTCAGCCAGAAAACTCAGAATCTCAGAGAAGAATTGGTGCAAAAGGAACCAATTGTATTCTACATATAGCACCATGGGGAATAACTCTAGCTTTACAA AGTACCAGATCTGTACTGGCTCAGTGGCCACTGAAGAGTGTGCGGTATTTTGAGGCCAGTGGTCAGGGCAAGTTTATGTTGGAGGCGGGGAGAGTGGCTCCAATGGGGGATGGCATGTACGTCTTCCAGACTcagaaaggcaaagataactaTATATATGACCTCTTGGATCAACACATAGTGAATGCTCTTAGCAAGACACAG CCTGGACGCAGAGGGACAACAGAGGAGATGGAGGATTACATTGTGGAGTCAGAGAAGTTATCTGCACTTACCACGATTTCCACATTACCCATGAGTCAACCTGAGCTTCCCATGATCCTCCAGGAGAACTGGAACTTCACAGTCACAAATGCTG GAATTCCCAAACCTAAACCAGTTGTTCATGTCAGACAAAACAGCCAAATGTCAGACACAGG ACCGCCTCCACTTCCAAGCAGATTTCCATCACAGTCCCCATCCACGAACACAAACCAGCAAAGATCACCTGCTCAAGTAGTCAATCATAGTTTTCAGAATGGTGTATCAGACTCTTTGGTGGATCGACCACCTATGCCACCACCATCATCAGCCCATTCATCGAAAAGATCTACTGACCGTGACTCCCAGACCAAACCCCTTACCATACCAGCTGGAGATGCAAGAGTCAGTCAAGCATACTTTCGGATGAATTCCAGCTCCAGTGGTGGTGTACCTAACAGCATTTCGTCTCAGTTTTCTCCTGTTGGGAATTGGACCCCACCTCCAACATTTCAGGAGGCTACAGCTTATAGTCCTATGGACAGAACTGCAACATTGCCTTCACAAGGTGGGTATCTTACCCCAAGACATAGTGCAGAAGTGGAACCAACGAGGAACTCAGGCTATCCAGAACAATATATTCTACCAACACACGAACAAGATACAGTGCAATTTAGTAGTCTTCCACGATCAAAAAACATGAGAAATTCAAATGACAGACAAAGAACAAGTAAATACAGGCTAAGATCTTCAAGTTGTGAACAGTTAGATTCTTACAATTTGAACTCAGCTGTGTCTGAATCACCAAGGAGAAGAAGTGTGGATCAGGGTGGAGATAGACCATATGACCTTGCCAAACCTCAGGCACCTTTTCAAAATCTTCACAATTTTAGAGGTAGCATGGAAATGATAAATGATGATAGGAGAGGATCCATGGACCACTATTACAATATAAATGGACTAAAAGGAACTGTTGATGCCAGTCCTAATCCTTCTGTGGGTGAAGTAAGAAAGAGATTTAATGATGGGGCAAGGGAGGATACTCTTACTAGATCTATATCAAATCCTAACTTCATGCAGATCAGCACTAAAGACAAATTCACTGATGCAAAAGCATACCCCAACAAGCTAGACAGTAAACGTAAGAGTAAATCATTGTTGAACTTGTTCAGAAAATCTCGAGATGTGAAGGATAGGAGAAGTGTTGGGAGCAGTAGTAATCCCAGCAGTCCTGTTGGAACACTAACGAGACAGACCAGCATCCCACTCATAAGCATAGGGGGAAAAGAAGTCTACTTCACAGAGAGGTCCCGCTCATTTAGAAAACCCAAGAACAAAGGCACAGATAGTACAGAGAATACCCCACCCAGCAGTAGACACAACAGTTACTCTAAAGTATCAGCTGTATCCAACAGGGATCTGCCTCCATCTGGAAGTAGACATAGCAGTGCATCTAAATCACCTGCTGTATCCAAGAAAGATCTTCCACCCTCTGGCAATCGATTTACAAAATCACCTGCAGCAAATCGTAGAGATCTTGTCAATGCAGTGTCACCCCCACTACGGAAGCGAGAAAGATCTTCCTCCTATGTAAATGTTGCACATACTCGCTCGGGCAGTGATATTTCTAGTAACACTGGTAGCAACAGCATAATCCACAATAGATCTGGCAGTGACATAGGCAGCAGCAGTGTAGGAAGCAGGCATAGCACAGAAATGAGGCGCCAGTCATCAAGCAGCAGCAGCAAAGCTGAAACTGTCTGCTGA
- the LOC125681022 gene encoding uncharacterized protein LOC125681022, whose amino-acid sequence MPKLRMSTLPMKTLHNTSVETCARSCVQESSFDCQSFDVNNKLQSCRLHNHSSADDRMSVIVSKNTDHYRTYFERLFNHLPNHILTFDHKRQIFNVSVEQCSRRCVLEVTFRCQGFDYEVKLGNCWLTDLSPSNSHGLIPQVNTDYYERQSTGPLEYFLNFGFGNLQQIEGEQIYHKRVIGVSLVACAHLCLAESSFKCTSFDYIYDDKSCYMSMYIAANVYGLVTSRADDKNVVHYEFKDSYLRRFYPSPYSAVLGHNDKIVVGVTPSACARKCLEETDFICRSFDYQVHEGTCLLSTKTGSDVGGLILQGTSQVHHFEMKPHLDCGGHLETESGDFASPNWPRNYEHNLNCSWVITVPKFKIIRISFTHLILSTESTESCNQTSDRLLIVDEDRKNCLGNNIREFVSQSNNITVILFTNEFGDAPGFHLQYKTDWACGGHYSTPYGEMASPGWPSEYPPSQNCTWDIKAPPGVRIFLTFVKVDLEEHIKRPCHSSYDVIEISEDVANTSTFLCGRYNHFTYNSSRSRLYIKFSSDNRVEKSGFHAYYTFVYDDKSKLHLTPFKENLTSTESYDLFNITSLLEFQETIEPENENYSNNENLESGTNIHYIDYRLQPTAGTPIDRSNLTLQTERFPMFKIENELRFVIAILATCFSLVLTVLFGVIFITCRHYRRSHLKGHQGPVYLFNDDDSSLYEKDNTMNGETEKRRDTDIENQASLADVSFINPTYDGSSRQLLLPSCTSIPSAVNS is encoded by the exons ATGCCAAAATTAAGGATGTCCACACTGCCAATGAAGACTTTACACAATACAAGTGTGGAGACATGCGCGAGATCTTGCGTCCAAGAGAGTTCCTTTGACTGTCAATCCTTTGATGTGAACAACAAACTCCAGTCGTGTAGATTACATAATCACTCCTCTGCAGACGATAGGATGTCAGTTATTGTATCAAAAAACACGGACCACTACAGAA CTTACTTCGAGAGATTGTTCAACCATCTTCCGAATCAtattttgacctttgaccacaaACGTCAGATCTTCAACGTTAGCGTGGAACAGTGTTCCAGAAGATGTGTGCTGGAGGTGACGTTTAGGTGCCAGGGCTTTGACTACGAAGTAAAACTAGGAAATTGTTGGTTGACCGACCTTTCGCCGTCTAATTCCCATGGACTCATTCCTCAAGTTAACACGGACTATTATGAGCGACAATCCA CTGGTCCTCTTGAATACTTTTTAAACTTTGGATTTGGAAATCTGCAGCAGATAGAAGGGGAACAAATCTACCACAAGAGAGTTATAGGCGTTTCTCTAGTGGCCTGTGCTCATTTATGTCTAGCAGAAAGCTCGTTTAAATGCACGAGTTTTGATTACATTTACGATGACAAGTCTTGTTATATGAGCATGTACATCGCAGCCAACGTTTACGGTTTAGTGACGTCACGAGCAGACGACAAGAATGTTGTGCACTACGAATTCAAAG ACAGTTATCTCCGGCGTTTTTATCCCTCTCCATATTCTGCAGTACTAGGACACAATGACAAAATCGTTGTTGGAGTAACACCGAGTGCATGTGCCAGGAAATGTTTGGAAGAGACTGATTTCATCTGCAGATCGTTTGATTACCAG GTTCACGAAGGTACATGTTTACTAAGCACCAAAACCGGAAGTGATGTTGGCGGATTAATATTACAAGGAACATCTCAAGTGcatcattttgaaatgaaaccgCATCTGG ACTGTGGTGGACACTTGGAAACCGAATCAGGTGATTTTGCCTCTCCTAATTGGCCGAGGAATTACGAACATAATCTCAATTGTTCGTGGGTCATAACGGTTCCAAAATTCAAG attattaGAATATCCTTTACCCACCTTATACTATCCACAGAATCTACTGAAAGTTGTAATCAGACCTCGGATAGACTTCTTATTGTGGATGAAGACCGAAAGAATTGTTTAGGAAACAATATTCGCGAATTTGTCAGCCAATCAAATAACATCACAGTTATATTATTCACGAATGAGTTTGGAGATGCGCCCGGATTTCATTTGCAATACAAAACAG ATTGGGCGTGCGGGGGACATTACTCAACCCCTTACGGAGAGATGGCCTCCCCTGGTTGGCCCTCAGAATATCCACCATCACAGAATTGCACATGGGATATCAAAGCGCCCCCTGGTGTCCGAATTTTCCTTACGTTTGTAAAAGTTGATTTGGAAGAACATATCAAGAGACCTTGTCACTCGTCTTATGACGTCATCGAAATTTCTGAAGACGTTGCGAATACATCCACGTTTTTATGTGGAAGATATAACCATTTCACTTACAACTCTAGCAGAAGTAGACTTTACATAAAGTTTTCGTCAGACAACAGAGTTGAAAAATCTGGGTTCCATGCGTACTACACATTTGTTTACGACGACAAGTCAAAATTGCATTTGACgccttttaaagaaaatttaacGTCTACAGAAAGCTACGATTTATTTAACATTACGTCTTTATTAGAATTTCAAGAGACCATTGAAccagaaaatgaaaattattctaATAATGAAAACTTAGAAAGTGGTACGAACATACACTACATCGATTATCGGCTCCAACCAACAGCGGGTACACCGATAGACCGATCGA ACTTGACATTACAGACAGAACGATTTCCAATGTTCAAAATAGAGAACGAATTGCGTTTTGTGATCGCAATCTTGGCGACTTGTTTCTCTTTGGTGCTTACTGTGTTGTTCGGTGTGATATTCATCACCTGTAGGCATTACAG GCGTTCGCATCTTAAAGGACACCAGGGCCCAGTGTACCTTTTCAATGATGATGACAGTTCATTATATGAAAAAGATAA TACAATGAACGGCGAGACAGAGAAAAGGAGAGACACTGACATTGAAAATCAAGCAAG TCTCGCAGACGTCTCTTTTATTAATCCCACGTACGACGGAAGCAGCCGACAATTGCTACTCCCAAGTTGCACCAGTATACCGTCTGCTGTAAATAGCTGA